In one Arenibacter antarcticus genomic region, the following are encoded:
- a CDS encoding DUF3472 domain-containing protein, whose amino-acid sequence MFKMMTFSPRKSAIYYWMTNKQLVSVVIGAIFILGSSCNSLPKNMEHQEITTKPLELPVAIKPGGNSWVVRNLEQNHKLISEAGIRNWQNSDDIIRTYFKTEETGDLNVGLNLKVPSGTSTLKITVGEDSKTIEVSNADFETVEVGRFRIKEPGYHFVEIEGIEKSGESFAMVTDFLVGGAATEGEFTYVKEDFYWGRRGPSVHLTYTPPQEKDILWFYNEITVPENEDIIGSYYMANGFGEGYFGMQVNSPTERRILFSVWSPYETQDPKSIPDEYKIIMLGKGEGVTTGEFGNEGSGGQSYKVFNWKAGNTYRFLLKGEPSENNSTDYTAYFYDTETSEWNLIASFRRPHTSTYLKRPHSFLENFRTEMGPVSRMAVYGNQWILDTNGDWHELTEAKFTADATARKGSRDDYAGGAKGNAFFMKNCGFFDEMTTVDTFHERTANGTPPKIDFSSLEKL is encoded by the coding sequence ATGTTTAAGATGATGACCTTCAGCCCGAGAAAGAGTGCCATTTATTATTGGATGACTAATAAGCAGCTTGTCTCCGTTGTAATTGGAGCGATATTTATTTTGGGTTCTTCCTGTAACTCCTTGCCAAAGAATATGGAGCATCAAGAAATAACCACTAAGCCCTTGGAACTCCCTGTTGCTATAAAACCAGGAGGGAATAGTTGGGTAGTACGTAATTTGGAGCAAAATCATAAGCTCATATCTGAGGCTGGAATACGTAACTGGCAAAATTCGGATGATATAATAAGGACCTACTTTAAGACAGAAGAAACCGGAGATTTAAATGTTGGTTTAAACTTAAAAGTTCCTTCTGGAACTTCGACGCTAAAAATTACTGTGGGAGAAGACTCTAAAACTATTGAAGTTTCTAACGCCGATTTTGAAACGGTTGAAGTTGGAAGGTTTAGGATAAAGGAACCTGGATACCATTTTGTGGAAATTGAAGGCATAGAGAAATCGGGCGAAAGTTTCGCAATGGTTACCGATTTTCTTGTTGGCGGTGCGGCAACGGAAGGCGAATTTACCTATGTGAAGGAAGATTTTTATTGGGGACGAAGAGGGCCCTCTGTACACCTTACCTATACGCCCCCTCAAGAGAAGGATATCCTCTGGTTCTATAACGAAATAACCGTTCCCGAAAACGAAGATATTATTGGATCTTATTATATGGCTAATGGATTTGGAGAAGGCTATTTTGGAATGCAGGTAAATTCTCCCACGGAAAGAAGAATCTTATTCTCCGTATGGAGTCCCTATGAAACACAAGATCCAAAAAGTATCCCCGATGAGTATAAAATTATTATGCTTGGGAAAGGAGAGGGAGTTACCACTGGCGAATTTGGCAACGAAGGTTCCGGCGGACAAAGTTATAAGGTGTTTAATTGGAAAGCAGGAAATACGTATCGATTTTTATTGAAAGGGGAACCCTCCGAAAATAATTCCACCGACTATACTGCATATTTTTACGATACGGAAACCTCGGAATGGAATTTAATTGCCAGTTTTAGAAGACCTCATACAAGCACTTATCTAAAAAGACCACACTCTTTCTTGGAAAATTTCAGAACAGAAATGGGACCCGTATCCAGAATGGCAGTCTATGGCAATCAATGGATATTGGATACCAATGGGGATTGGCATGAGCTAACAGAAGCTAAATTTACAGCAGATGCAACGGCAAGAAAAGGGTCTAGGGATGATTATGCCGGTGGGGCCAAGGGGAATGCCTTCTTTATGAAAAACTGTGGATTTTTTGATGAAATGACCACGGTAGATACCTTTCACGAAAGAACCGCCAATGGAACTCCTCCAAAAATTGATTTTTCATCCCTTGAAAAATTATGA
- a CDS encoding ATP-binding protein, producing the protein MMHTKLESVVWKRRLIVLIMHMCGVFLFSQNPSNFVRLPFNINNQSVKVTHSVQDDMGYIWLAHASGISKYDGYNFEFIPRDRIFNNAVSSDEVKSVFRDGLGVIWALSLNGDLSFLQKNGTFSPLDQHIQGFAKNYSIEEVSPDGDKIWMATKTGVVYSYDHAQRKMDSITSIPITGHGRYGISSMVVRQSKQLILSTYKGPIYLYDLQDKTKNILNFPYDYSLSDNTLLLLDKQDRLWVGSSYVSLGILVYDFDKEAFVQNTLFKIQPKGQINELFSAMYCDVDGFVWLGTDGNGLYRVDPISGAVRIYRHNDLNMFSLSTNTVIHINEDLRNNLWVLTNYGDINVLRKSDNHINYHPGTVSLKPTRILSSYKANDGTLWIGTDGEGLSKIPEFGSSNKFFENTLLHKGFYIHSINEDKDSNIWVGTYQNGLHIYNSRRNSFQKKVLVDANGHSVQDVRFIFRDSQNRMWVTTDQGLFVFLDSNTLLAEFGNNSNGLVGNISQSIVEDTSQNIWVATNGGGLFKFNENKTDFSRSSFRRYTNLNEQELTNKNNDILAMASVGDETIWMISVNGRLAKFNIDREQIQLVKLQTSANNGFDNSPKAPVFKSILQKDQDNIWLGSTTGLWHYNIADSIVKVYQERDGLQSDFFMQRSAHKGSDGYFYFGGLNGVNYFKPELIRKEEFSAELVIEGMEILNQPAIAVVPEQLQDGLEKIEQLNLKYDQSSFSLRFLAIDNILFSNYNYGYRLKGFNDSWIFAGNERLATYTNIPPGDYIFEVRAGTKTGKWDIEQKSVAIRISEPFWNTGWAHLFYFILGCGLLYGIFLWARIRNKMQAEKLQHHHEKEIYALKMNFFAKMSHEIQTPLTLILIPLEDMMARAMKNGNELLQQRLRLISNNAKRLSRIVFELTSLRDKELDKLVLRPTQVNIIGHLREIANAFNEQAKFKGISFKCNYPKEDLVMWYDRDKLEHIVFNLLSNAFKFTPKEGAVLFEVEVEEENRMIKISVTDSGPGIPKSELDNIFQLFYQANSGKESLGTGIGLALTKELVDLHEGKIDVTSEIDKGACFSIYLPIKEGEIIASQSIEHESILEYPIDKENIDFSIPKPQEHSKKLTKTLLIVEDNFELQISLRDIFLGYYNVLLAENGEEGLQLAMENQPNIIITDVMMSKMDGIEMSANLQKNEATAHIPIIMLTAKKTHQSKLMGLRAGAIEFIGKPFKINELILKVNNIVTKNDRLVLKYKNDLISTPKDGPTISQDAIFLEKLVALIEEEISNPDFKLDDLSASLNMSYSAIYRKFQSLTGKKIVDFVRTMRLKKAAILLAECNYSVSETAFLVGFNDPKYFSKAFKKEHGVTPGKYRGKSDLINPTDLITK; encoded by the coding sequence ATGATGCACACCAAATTGGAATCAGTAGTATGGAAAAGGCGTCTTATTGTGCTGATAATGCATATGTGCGGAGTGTTTCTTTTTTCGCAAAACCCTTCCAATTTCGTAAGACTACCATTTAATATAAACAACCAAAGTGTTAAGGTCACCCATTCGGTTCAAGATGATATGGGGTATATCTGGTTGGCCCATGCCTCCGGAATATCCAAATACGATGGTTATAATTTTGAATTTATCCCCAGAGACCGCATTTTTAACAACGCGGTTTCCTCCGATGAAGTGAAATCTGTTTTTAGGGACGGTCTCGGCGTAATTTGGGCACTTTCCCTTAACGGAGACCTTTCTTTCTTGCAAAAGAATGGGACATTTTCACCCCTTGATCAACATATACAAGGATTTGCAAAGAATTATTCTATAGAGGAAGTATCTCCCGATGGTGATAAAATTTGGATGGCTACGAAAACGGGAGTAGTCTATTCTTATGACCATGCCCAAAGAAAGATGGATAGTATAACCAGCATACCAATTACAGGACATGGTAGGTATGGGATAAGCTCTATGGTAGTTAGACAATCTAAGCAGTTGATCCTAAGCACTTATAAGGGGCCCATATATTTGTATGACTTACAGGATAAAACCAAGAATATATTGAATTTCCCGTATGATTACTCCTTATCCGACAATACCTTGTTGCTCTTAGATAAGCAAGATCGGTTGTGGGTAGGATCCTCTTATGTTAGCTTGGGGATTTTAGTTTATGATTTTGATAAGGAAGCCTTTGTGCAGAATACGCTTTTTAAAATCCAGCCAAAGGGCCAAATTAATGAGCTGTTCAGTGCCATGTATTGTGACGTGGATGGTTTTGTATGGTTGGGTACAGACGGTAATGGGCTATATAGGGTAGACCCCATATCTGGAGCAGTGAGAATATATAGGCATAATGACCTAAACATGTTTTCTTTAAGTACCAATACGGTAATCCATATAAATGAAGACCTAAGGAACAATTTGTGGGTGCTAACCAATTATGGAGATATAAATGTACTTAGGAAGTCGGACAACCACATAAATTATCATCCTGGAACGGTCAGTTTAAAACCAACAAGAATATTGTCGTCTTATAAAGCAAATGACGGAACCCTTTGGATAGGTACGGATGGAGAGGGGCTGTCCAAGATACCCGAATTTGGGTCTAGTAATAAATTTTTCGAGAACACATTGCTTCATAAGGGATTCTATATCCATTCTATTAACGAAGATAAGGATAGTAATATTTGGGTGGGTACGTATCAAAATGGACTTCACATTTATAATAGCAGGCGAAATAGCTTCCAGAAAAAGGTGTTGGTTGATGCAAATGGACATAGTGTGCAAGATGTCCGTTTTATATTCCGTGATTCCCAAAATAGAATGTGGGTAACAACCGATCAAGGGTTATTTGTCTTTTTGGATAGTAATACGCTCTTGGCTGAGTTTGGAAATAACTCTAATGGACTAGTGGGGAATATATCCCAAAGTATTGTGGAAGATACAAGTCAAAATATTTGGGTGGCTACAAATGGTGGTGGCTTGTTTAAGTTTAATGAAAACAAAACAGATTTTTCTAGGTCTAGCTTTAGGCGATATACGAACTTAAACGAGCAAGAATTGACCAATAAAAATAATGATATTTTGGCAATGGCAAGTGTTGGGGATGAAACTATTTGGATGATATCGGTTAATGGACGATTGGCTAAATTTAATATTGACAGAGAACAAATTCAGTTGGTGAAGTTGCAAACTTCTGCGAATAATGGTTTTGATAACAGTCCAAAGGCCCCCGTTTTTAAATCGATACTGCAAAAAGATCAAGATAATATATGGTTGGGGTCTACTACTGGGCTATGGCATTACAATATAGCAGACTCTATTGTTAAGGTATACCAAGAGAGAGACGGCCTTCAGAGTGATTTTTTTATGCAACGGAGCGCACATAAGGGGAGTGACGGGTATTTCTATTTTGGGGGCTTAAATGGTGTTAACTATTTTAAACCGGAACTGATCCGGAAAGAAGAATTTTCTGCAGAATTGGTTATAGAAGGTATGGAGATTTTGAACCAACCTGCCATTGCAGTAGTTCCTGAACAACTACAGGATGGTCTGGAGAAAATAGAGCAATTGAATTTGAAATACGATCAATCCTCCTTTTCCTTACGGTTTTTAGCCATCGATAATATTCTTTTTTCCAATTATAATTACGGGTATCGACTGAAGGGCTTTAACGATTCGTGGATTTTTGCTGGGAATGAACGCTTGGCAACCTATACTAACATTCCACCCGGAGATTATATTTTCGAGGTACGGGCGGGTACCAAGACCGGAAAATGGGATATCGAGCAAAAATCTGTTGCCATCCGCATTTCAGAACCTTTTTGGAATACTGGATGGGCGCATTTATTTTACTTTATTTTAGGGTGTGGGCTACTATATGGTATATTTCTGTGGGCCCGAATTAGAAATAAGATGCAAGCGGAGAAATTACAGCACCATCATGAAAAGGAAATATACGCCCTAAAAATGAACTTCTTTGCTAAAATGTCGCACGAGATCCAAACGCCATTAACCTTGATTTTAATTCCGCTAGAAGATATGATGGCACGTGCCATGAAAAATGGCAATGAATTGTTGCAGCAGCGACTCCGGTTAATTTCTAACAATGCTAAAAGATTGTCGCGCATTGTTTTTGAACTCACCTCCTTACGGGATAAAGAATTGGATAAGTTGGTGCTCCGTCCTACTCAGGTAAATATAATAGGCCATTTAAGAGAAATAGCAAATGCTTTTAACGAACAGGCAAAATTTAAGGGAATCAGTTTTAAATGTAACTATCCCAAAGAAGATCTGGTGATGTGGTATGACAGGGATAAATTGGAGCATATTGTATTTAACCTTTTATCTAACGCGTTTAAATTTACGCCCAAAGAAGGGGCCGTTTTGTTTGAGGTTGAGGTGGAAGAAGAGAATAGAATGATTAAAATAAGCGTTACCGATTCAGGCCCTGGAATCCCAAAGAGTGAATTGGATAATATTTTTCAATTATTCTATCAGGCCAATTCCGGAAAGGAGAGCCTAGGGACCGGTATTGGTTTGGCATTGACCAAAGAACTCGTTGATCTCCATGAGGGGAAGATCGATGTTACATCTGAAATCGATAAAGGGGCCTGCTTCTCTATCTACTTACCCATAAAAGAAGGAGAGATTATTGCATCACAATCTATAGAGCATGAGTCAATATTAGAATATCCCATTGACAAAGAAAATATAGACTTTAGTATTCCTAAACCACAAGAACATTCTAAGAAATTGACTAAAACGCTATTGATCGTAGAGGATAATTTCGAATTGCAGATTTCCTTACGCGATATATTTTTGGGGTATTACAATGTACTATTGGCTGAAAACGGGGAAGAAGGGTTGCAATTGGCCATGGAAAATCAGCCGAATATTATTATCACAGATGTGATGATGTCAAAAATGGATGGTATAGAAATGAGTGCCAACCTACAGAAAAATGAGGCAACCGCCCATATCCCAATTATAATGTTGACGGCGAAAAAGACGCACCAGAGCAAGTTGATGGGACTACGTGCAGGAGCTATAGAGTTTATTGGGAAACCTTTTAAGATTAACGAATTGATCCTGAAAGTGAATAATATTGTCACTAAAAACGATCGCTTGGTCCTTAAGTATAAGAACGATCTAATAAGTACGCCTAAAGATGGGCCTACTATATCGCAGGATGCAATATTTTTGGAAAAACTGGTGGCCCTGATAGAAGAAGAAATTAGTAATCCTGATTTTAAATTAGATGACCTTTCCGCTAGTCTAAATATGAGCTATTCTGCCATTTACAGAAAATTTCAGAGTTTAACCGGTAAAAAAATAGTAGATTTTGTGCGGACCATGCGCTTAAAAAAAGCAGCTATTTTACTTGCCGAATGTAACTACTCGGTATCTGAAACTGCTTTTTTGGTAGGGTTTAACGATCCTAAGTATTTCTCTAAAGCATTTAAAAAGGAACATGGGGTAACCCCCGGGAAATATAGGGGTAAATCGGACTTAATAAATCCGACCGATCTTATCACTAAATAA
- a CDS encoding Gfo/Idh/MocA family protein: MNQRRDFIKKTAITSAGLAILPNLSLGNTSRKAAQKLRVGVIGVGLRGTNHLENLLKRDDVLVTAICDIDQTRIDLAQQHIEKAGHKKVKAFGKNDLDYKNLLALAEVDAVVIATPWLWHTKMAVDSMKAGKYTGLEVSAANTLEECWDLVNTHEATGSHLMLLENVNYRRDVLAVLNMVKQNVFGELLHFTCGYQHDLRGVKFNDGKTAYGKGAEFGKEGISESAWRTQHSLLRNADVYPTHGLGPIAVMADVNRGNRLLSLTSHATKGVGLNKYIVETGGKDHPNAKLKFKQGDIITSTIETANGETIIVTHNVNNPHPYSLGFKVQGAQGLTDFDAHTQRIHIEGVTKGQGWEDMDTWFEKYDHPLWKKFGDGATEAGHGGIDFFVINAFVESAKENIAPPMDAYDAAAWSAVTPLSELSIENNGEPQDFPDFTRGNWIKRKPYNWIKDTY; this comes from the coding sequence ATGAATCAGAGAAGAGACTTTATTAAAAAAACGGCAATTACCTCTGCTGGCCTCGCCATCCTGCCTAATCTATCCTTAGGGAATACTAGTAGGAAAGCAGCCCAAAAATTAAGGGTAGGTGTCATCGGGGTAGGCCTAAGAGGCACCAATCATTTGGAGAACCTTTTAAAAAGAGATGATGTATTGGTTACCGCTATTTGCGATATAGACCAGACTAGAATTGATCTAGCACAGCAACACATTGAAAAAGCTGGACATAAGAAGGTGAAAGCTTTTGGGAAGAACGACTTGGATTACAAGAACCTCTTGGCTTTAGCAGAAGTAGATGCCGTTGTTATAGCAACCCCATGGTTATGGCATACTAAAATGGCCGTAGACAGTATGAAGGCAGGTAAATATACCGGTTTGGAAGTCTCTGCCGCCAATACTCTAGAGGAGTGTTGGGATCTGGTAAATACCCATGAAGCAACCGGGAGCCATTTAATGTTACTGGAGAATGTAAACTACAGAAGGGATGTCTTGGCCGTATTAAATATGGTGAAGCAAAATGTGTTTGGGGAATTGTTGCATTTCACCTGTGGGTATCAGCACGATTTAAGGGGTGTAAAATTCAACGATGGGAAAACCGCCTATGGTAAGGGAGCCGAATTTGGCAAAGAGGGAATTTCAGAATCCGCATGGCGTACCCAACATTCCTTACTTAGGAATGCAGATGTATATCCCACCCATGGCTTGGGACCTATAGCTGTTATGGCCGATGTAAACAGGGGCAACAGATTACTTTCCCTAACCTCACACGCAACCAAAGGTGTAGGATTGAACAAATATATTGTGGAGACTGGAGGGAAAGACCATCCCAATGCCAAATTAAAATTTAAGCAAGGTGATATCATTACCTCCACCATTGAGACTGCTAATGGGGAGACCATTATTGTTACCCATAATGTTAACAATCCCCACCCCTATTCATTAGGGTTTAAGGTACAGGGCGCACAGGGATTGACCGATTTTGATGCCCACACCCAAAGGATTCATATAGAAGGAGTCACAAAAGGACAAGGCTGGGAGGATATGGACACCTGGTTTGAGAAGTACGATCATCCGTTATGGAAGAAATTTGGTGATGGCGCTACCGAAGCCGGTCATGGAGGAATAGATTTCTTTGTTATAAATGCCTTTGTAGAATCTGCCAAGGAAAATATTGCCCCACCGATGGATGCATACGATGCAGCAGCATGGAGCGCAGTAACTCCCCTATCTGAACTCTCTATAGAGAATAATGGGGAGCCTCAAGATTTTCCAGATTTCACCAGAGGGAACTGGATCAAGAGAAAACCGTATAACTGGATCAAGGATACCTATTAA
- a CDS encoding TonB-dependent receptor — translation MKQRTIFYKKSPHLVSIKKRGRYDLVLASLITALLLLPINNAYSSVAEAKDDFDLTQQLRTIKGTITDENGSILFGVNVVVLGSTRGVQSNFDGEYEIKANEGDILEFSYIGMQSKRITIADQEVIDIVMAEDAEALDEVVLVSFGKQKKASVISSISTVKPADLKIPSSNLTTALAGNVAGVIAYQRSGEPGADNAQFFIRGVTSFGYGNSPLILIDGVELTTQDLARLQPDDIASFSIMKDATATSLYGARGANGVIYVTTKEGVEGPARISARYETTMSQATQNIDFADPITYMRMHNEAIKTRDPLGISKYSLEKIDKTIAGVDPILYPSTDWQKELFKDYTINKRFNFSINGGGKVAKYYVSLAASQDNGVLDVPKVSNFNSNIDYKQFQLRSNTNIGLTETTKLKLSFIGNYDDYSGPLDSGQDIYGKVMRSNPVLFRPFYEKDETNSYINHILFGNYDNGNYLNPYADMVKGYKESGSSKIISQIELEQDLSAVVDGLMGKVVVNANRESGNGVNRSYRPYFYEPRINPVTDKMILTPLNEEFGTEYLDYVETGKFVHSSSYLESSLTYNKNINDLYDVSGMLVYTMNNRRISGAGNLQESLPYRNMGLAGRFTLSSRDKYFGEFTFGYNGSERFHKKERWGYFPSLAAGWIVSNEDFFEEYKDKVNLLKFKVTYGLVGNDQIGSAADRFFYLSQVNLNDSRYGFVSGTDFDNYSTGVSIQRYPNENITWETAEKFNLGIEVGLFNKFTLEADYFTEHRSNILANRIITASMGLESSVKANIGEAKSSGIDGSLVYNNSFSSGFWLQARANFTYSTNEITKMEEPDYTDTPWLSRVGQPINQQWGYVAERLFVDQDEVNNSPVQSFGEYAGGDIKYKDINGDGRISGLDRVPIGNPTSPEIVYGFGASAGYKGFDLSVFFQGIGNESFWINPYNTAPFVDIFPGGNANNQLLQVWADSYWSEDNRDIYAKWPRLSTSNIGNNTQTSTWFMQDGTFLRLKSLEIGYTLPDKLLNKMKMSQVRIYMTGNNLLSFSQFKLWDPEMGGNGLGYPIQRVINAGIQISL, via the coding sequence ATGAAACAAAGAACAATTTTTTATAAAAAGAGCCCCCATTTGGTCTCTATAAAAAAACGAGGGAGGTATGATCTTGTACTTGCCTCCTTAATAACCGCCTTATTATTATTACCCATTAATAATGCCTACAGTTCAGTTGCGGAAGCGAAAGATGATTTTGACCTTACTCAACAGTTAAGAACTATAAAAGGAACTATTACCGACGAAAATGGAAGTATCCTTTTTGGAGTAAACGTAGTAGTTCTAGGCTCTACAAGAGGAGTTCAATCCAATTTTGATGGAGAGTACGAAATTAAAGCCAATGAAGGCGATATTTTAGAATTCTCCTATATTGGGATGCAGTCTAAAAGAATCACTATTGCTGATCAGGAAGTAATAGACATAGTAATGGCCGAAGATGCCGAAGCCCTAGATGAAGTTGTCCTTGTAAGTTTTGGTAAGCAAAAGAAGGCCAGTGTAATTTCGTCCATTTCTACCGTAAAGCCGGCAGATTTAAAAATACCTTCCAGTAACTTAACTACCGCTTTGGCTGGTAATGTTGCGGGGGTAATTGCCTACCAAAGATCTGGAGAACCGGGTGCAGATAACGCCCAATTCTTTATTAGGGGGGTTACTTCTTTTGGTTATGGAAATAGTCCTCTAATCCTTATAGATGGTGTAGAATTAACCACTCAGGATTTAGCGCGCTTACAGCCAGATGATATTGCTTCTTTCTCCATCATGAAGGATGCAACGGCCACCTCTTTATATGGTGCCCGTGGTGCCAACGGTGTTATTTACGTAACTACCAAGGAAGGTGTTGAAGGTCCTGCGAGAATTAGCGCAAGATATGAGACCACCATGTCTCAAGCCACCCAAAACATAGATTTTGCAGATCCCATTACCTATATGAGGATGCACAATGAGGCTATAAAAACTAGGGACCCATTGGGTATATCCAAATACTCCCTAGAAAAAATAGATAAAACAATTGCTGGGGTGGACCCTATCCTTTATCCAAGTACAGATTGGCAAAAGGAATTATTTAAGGACTATACCATTAACAAACGCTTTAATTTCAGTATTAATGGTGGTGGTAAAGTAGCCAAATACTATGTTTCATTAGCAGCTAGCCAAGATAATGGTGTTTTAGATGTGCCAAAAGTGAGCAATTTTAATAGCAATATAGATTATAAGCAATTTCAGTTACGGTCCAATACAAATATAGGCCTTACGGAAACCACCAAATTAAAATTGAGCTTTATTGGGAATTATGATGATTATTCAGGTCCTCTGGATTCTGGACAAGACATTTATGGGAAAGTAATGAGAAGTAACCCAGTCCTATTTAGGCCTTTTTATGAAAAAGATGAAACCAATTCCTATATAAACCATATTCTTTTTGGGAATTATGATAATGGGAACTACCTGAACCCTTATGCCGATATGGTTAAGGGCTACAAAGAGTCAGGTTCTTCCAAAATTATCTCCCAAATTGAATTGGAGCAAGACCTAAGTGCAGTTGTTGATGGTTTAATGGGGAAAGTAGTGGTAAATGCCAATAGGGAATCCGGAAATGGTGTAAATAGGTCCTATAGACCATATTTCTACGAGCCAAGAATTAATCCGGTAACCGATAAGATGATTTTAACCCCATTAAATGAGGAGTTTGGTACGGAATATTTGGATTATGTAGAAACAGGAAAGTTTGTACATTCTTCCTCTTACCTAGAGTCTTCTTTAACGTATAACAAAAACATCAACGATTTGTACGATGTTTCCGGGATGCTTGTATATACTATGAACAACAGAAGGATTTCCGGTGCTGGAAACCTTCAGGAGTCCCTACCTTATAGGAATATGGGATTGGCAGGACGTTTTACGCTCTCTAGTCGCGATAAATACTTTGGGGAGTTCACCTTTGGATACAATGGATCTGAACGTTTTCACAAAAAGGAACGTTGGGGTTATTTCCCGTCTTTAGCTGCTGGCTGGATCGTGTCTAACGAAGATTTCTTTGAAGAGTATAAAGATAAAGTCAACTTGTTGAAATTTAAGGTCACTTATGGTTTAGTGGGTAATGATCAGATTGGAAGTGCTGCCGATAGATTTTTCTATTTATCACAAGTAAACTTAAACGATTCTCGTTACGGGTTTGTTTCCGGTACTGATTTTGACAATTACTCTACTGGGGTTTCCATACAAAGATATCCCAATGAAAATATCACTTGGGAAACGGCAGAGAAATTTAACCTAGGAATTGAAGTTGGACTCTTCAATAAATTTACGCTAGAAGCCGATTATTTTACCGAGCATAGGTCCAATATTTTGGCCAACCGTATCATAACCGCCAGTATGGGATTGGAGAGCAGTGTTAAAGCCAATATTGGTGAAGCTAAAAGTAGTGGTATTGATGGTTCATTGGTGTACAATAATAGTTTTAGCAGCGGATTTTGGTTGCAGGCAAGGGCTAACTTTACCTATTCTACTAATGAGATCACAAAAATGGAGGAGCCTGATTATACGGACACCCCATGGCTTTCACGTGTAGGACAACCTATTAACCAACAATGGGGTTATGTAGCTGAACGTTTGTTTGTTGATCAAGATGAAGTAAACAATTCTCCCGTACAATCTTTTGGTGAGTATGCTGGAGGTGATATTAAGTATAAGGATATTAATGGCGACGGAAGGATTTCTGGATTAGACAGGGTGCCTATTGGAAACCCAACTTCACCAGAAATCGTTTACGGATTTGGGGCATCTGCAGGTTATAAAGGTTTTGACCTTTCTGTTTTCTTTCAAGGTATAGGAAACGAATCCTTCTGGATCAACCCATACAACACAGCACCCTTTGTGGATATTTTCCCTGGTGGAAATGCAAACAATCAGTTGCTTCAAGTTTGGGCAGACAGTTATTGGTCTGAAGACAATAGAGATATATATGCCAAGTGGCCTAGATTGTCTACCTCTAACATAGGAAATAATACCCAGACCAGTACTTGGTTTATGCAAGACGGTACCTTCCTAAGATTAAAGTCTTTGGAAATAGGTTATACCCTTCCGGACAAATTACTGAATAAAATGAAAATGAGCCAAGTTAGAATTTATATGACGGGTAATAATTTATTATCCTTCAGCCAATTTAAACTTTGGGATCCAGAAATGGGTGGAAATGGTTTAGGGTATCCCATCCAAAGAGTTATTAATGCAGGTATTCAAATATCATTATAA